The region tctatagggacatagagGTGACCAAGGTTGAAGACTTACGCATCACTCAAGACCTCCAAGGGCTTTACACTGAGTGGAAGGGAAAATTTATGAGGCTGTCCAGATTTGCGAATTCCGTCATGCAAGAGCTACCTGAGAAACTGCAAGAAGCTTattggtgcatgtgtccagaGAACACCCCGCATCAAGTCTTTAATTTCATTAAATTTTGTAAGGCGGTGTTGGAAGGGATGACTACCGACCTTGCTACGGTCCGGAAAGCCCATAAGCCATAAGCAcgttgtttgtatttgaactttgTTCTAATTAATGAAAAATTGCTTTTGGGATTCATTCTATTGTGTTTTATTGCTTTATTGCTTTAAATACTTGTGAACAAATGTTGTGGCATTTCCGAAATGAATGAttgaaactaaccaagagttttgcaaacaagatgcatccatacatacattcatacattttcaaaatAGAGTCTCACTCCGTCCTTTCTTCCTCAGTTTCACGCTGAATCTTCAACATCCATACAATACTCGCGCCCGAGCAAGACAAAGGATGGCTGAACAAGAGCAAGAGAGCGCCCGAGTTAGAGCTGAACTAGACGAGATCAAGGGAGGCATGTCCCAGATGCGAGAAATGTTACAAGCTTTAACCTTCAGATTTGAGGTTCTGCAAGCGACCGTGATTTCAGAGACCACGGGCCCAGCAGTGGAAGTCCAACTTCAGAGGACGTTACCCTTAACCCTTCCTCCATATGGGCTACCTTACGACTTCGTCCCTCGAGCGGAAGTAGTGTACGACATGGGGCAATCTGTCCAACAAGCCGTGCCATTACCGGTTTATACCGACGCACACCCAGTCATCCATACCGTTGCTCCACCAGCTGCCTATGCTAGGCACATTCCGCACTTTGAAGATCAACATCACATGTATCACACTGTCGACTCAACCGTTGTTGGTGACGAAGTAAGATTTGAAGATTTAAGAGAAGTAAAGGAGAACATGCAACTCCTTGAGAAGAAGTTTCGAGATTTAGAAGGAGACCACGTCTTTGGATCTTCCGCCAAAGAAATGTGCCTTATATCTGGGTTGGTGATTCCGGCCAAATTCAAAACTCCAGACTTCGACAAATACAAGGGGCATACTTATCCAAAGagccatctcatcatgtattacCTAAAAATGGCTACACATGTGGAAGACGAATTGCTGATGATCCACTGTTTTCAAGATAGCTTGAGTGGGGCTCCTTCCAAGTGGTATTTAAGTCTGGATCAGAATAGGATCAGATGTTTCTAAAACCTGTCAGACGCGTTCATAAAACActacaaatacaacatggacatggcgcctgacaaAAGATAGTTGCAAAGCATGTTCCAGCATGACAAGGAGtccttcaaggaatatgctcagagatggagggaactGGCTTCTCAAGTTGAACCACCTCTTGCTGAAAAGGAATTGGCCGAACTATTTATCGACGTTGTCCAACCCCAATTCtatgagaagatggttggaagtgATTCCTTGGGATTCTCCGAGCTTGTTGCTATAGGGGCTCGTGTCGAATATGGTTTAAGAAATGGCAAACTTGCGACTGTAGCTGGAACTTCAAATGCTAATCCAAAGAAGTTCTCTGGAGGGTTTcccagaaagaaggaaggggaaacaaATGATGTGACTATTGGCCAGGGAAGAGCCCCTCCAAGAAGAAGACAATAACAATATTCACAACAGCAGTATGTTCAACAATCCTTTCCCTATCAGCAGCCCATGTATCCCGTCCAGTACACCCCGCAACCGTACGTGGCTGCTGTGACGCCCGCCTTTAATTAACAACCTGCTCAGGCCTATCAAGCGCCTCCAGTTTACCGACCAGCTCCAGTTCAACAACGTGTTCATATTCCCTCGATTTATCAGCAAGCACCAGCAGCTCCTGTCTATCAACAGCCGAGAGCTCAAGCTCCAAGGCAAAATGCTCAGAACCAGAATAGGAGGCAGGAGGATAGGGAGACCTTCAATCCAATCCCAATGTCGTACACTGAGCTTTATCCCTCCCTGTTTCAAAAGGGTTTGGTGGTTCCCAGACCTATGGGACCTCCACCTGATTGTCTTCCTCCATGGTATAACCCTAATGCACACTGTCCTTTTCATGAAGGTGCCCCCGGGCATGACCTAGAGGGTTGCTATGCTTTGAAGCATAGGGTTCGTAAGCTGATTGACAGCAAGATCTTGTCTTTTAAAGATATGGGACTGAATGTGAAGAACAATCATCTTCCTCCCCATGGAGATCCCGTAGTGAACGCCATTGAAGATGCCTCTGCTGGTGTTATGGTTGAGAAGGTGGAGGATGTCAAGACTCCTTTGGCAGCGTTCCATGCCCGGTTGGTGGAAGCTGGCATGATTAATGTTAGTCATGAAAATTGTGAAAAGTGTGCCACATAACCAAAGGGGGTGTCAGGTGGTACGAGATAACATTCAAGACTTGATTAATAAATGAGTGCTTCAGATATTCAGCGTTACGAAGAATGAAGATGTGTTGGTAATTGAACCTTGCTTCAATTTACCCGAACCAGTTGAAATCCCATATTACAGTGGTGGAGTGGTTAAGGAAAATAGTCTGTCGTCGCCTATTGAGATATGTATGCCCGTGCCTTTTCCATATGAGAGCACCAAGGCTGTGGACAAGGTTGTTGAAGGACTTGCAGACGTTGAAGTGATAGAAGTTGTGAGTGAGGACGTCACCAATATTGTCGGGATGAGCAGAATCACCCGTAGTGGTGGAATCTATACACCTGAATTCAACATGACTCCTCAAGGGCCGGCCAAGGAATCTACAGTTGCAACTCCTGCTAAAGAACCCGAAGTGGTCCCATCTGAGGATGATGTTGAATTCTTGAAGTTGATCAAGAGAAGTGACTACAAAGTGGTGGATCAGCTGCATCAAACACCATCTAAGATCTCTATTTTGTCTCAGTTATTGAACTCCCAAGCCCACAAGGAGGCTTTGTTGAAGGTGCTTGCCCAAGCTCATGTAACGCAAAGCATAACAGTAGACCAGTTTGATGGGGTGGTTGCGAACATCACAGCCTGCAATACTTTGAGTTTCAGTGGAGAGGAATTACTTGAGGATGGACAAAATCACAATCGTTCTCTCCATATCTTAGTAaaatgcaaagatgatgcttttGCAAGAGTCTTGGTTGATACAGGATCTTCTCTGAATGTTATGCCAAAGAGAACACTCGCtaagttatcttatcaaggacTAGCTATGAAACCTAGTGCcttggtagtgaaagcttttgacGGTTCCAAGAGAAACGTGATTGGAGAGGTAGAACTGCCCATATTGATTGGCCCTCATGTATTCCCGattaatttccaagtcatggatattaatccagcatatagttgcttattaaggcgtccctggattcatgctgcagggGCAATCACCTCCACTTTACatcaaaaaatgaagtttgtggTGGACAATCAACTGATCATCATTTCTGGGGAAGAGGACTTTGTGGTTAGTCATCTTTCATCCTTCAGAtatattgaggctgatgaggacgctttggaaacttcttcccaagctcttgaaatagccaaTGCCACTTTTGTGGAGATGAAGGACCCTGTTGGGAAAACTTGTTCATCTTTCGCTTCTCTGAAAAGCGCCAAGTCTAGTATTAaaggaggaaaccctgaaggtTGGGGTTAGCTTATTGATATTCGTGAGAAGCATGATCGTTTTGGTCTAGGATATGTGCCTTCCGCTGCGAGAGGAGCCCGAGTCCCTGCAAAGGACAACACCCTAAGCATCCAAGAAGTATTCCTCAGTACAAGATTCATCCATGGAGATCAGGTCAATGCAATTGAAGACAACACTGAAGACGAAGATGAGCCATGTTTGATTTACCAGTTGAGATCCCCGAAAtttttcctttgtcaaagtaataattgttattttttttcctttcaaatccttagctttgcccaaggctaatggatcatgttgtagggccccttttcattttcaaataatcattatcagtgaatgaaaggcattttgttaaattcttatcattcatttattttgctttctcttaagaaaatggcaatcttttcaaaaacaaaaaagaCAAAAAAACTTTTCATATATGcatcttttatttttacttttctaaaagaaatcaataattcaaacatgcagaataaaTGATAACTCCGTTGAATCCAATGACTTTACTCTCTCTCATAACTTTGACTCCCCTATCTACCAAGCGCAAGAAGAGGGTGAGGAAGATTGTTACATCCTCGACGAATTGGCAAGGCTGCTCGAGCACGAATCCAAAGCCCTTCAGCCACATGAAGAACCGGTGGAAACGATCAACCTTGGCACggaggaagagaagaaagaagtcaagGTCGGCACCACGCTTGAAGCAAGCGTCAAAGAGAGATTGGTTAagctgctacaagaatatgtggatgtatttgcatggtcataccaggatatgcAAGGACTGGACACCGACATTGTTGAGCACAAGCTTCCGCTTCAACCAGAATGCCCGCCAATAAAGCAGAAACTCCGAAGAACAATACCAGATATGTCTTTGAAGATTCGTGAAGAAGTCAAGcgataatttgatgttggtttCCTCACAGTGGTGAAGTACCCATAATGGGTAACTAATATTGTACatgtgcctaagaaggacggcAAGGTGAGGATGTTTGTTGACTATAGGGatctgaacaaagctagtccaaagtatgatttccctctaccacacattgatactctggtagacaacactgcaaGTTTTGctgtattctcctttatggatgggttttctagatacaatcaaatcaagatggctccagatgacatggagaagaccacttttattaccccttggggcacgttttgctacaaggtaatgcctttcggtctcaaaaatgccggggcaacttaccaaagagtTATGGTCACTCTTTTCTATGATccacaaggagatagaggtctatgttaacgacatgattgctaaatctcaaaatgaagaagatcatatgaTCCATCTGAAGAAGCTATTTGAACACCTCAGAAAGTTTAGATTACGATTAAACCCTGCAAAATGCACATTTGGTGTCCGTTCAGGGAAATTGCTTGGTTTCAtcgttagtcaacgaggaattgaggtggaCCATGACAAGGCccgagctatacaagaaatgcctgctccacgcaccgagggagaagttagaggtttccttagacgtttgaattacatctcaaggtttatctcacatatgacggccacgtgtgagcctatcttcaaattgcttcgaaaagatcaagctgttgaatggaattctgattgtCAAAGTGCTTTTGAGAAGATTCGTCAATACTCGCAAGAGCCTCCTATTTTAATCCCACCTGTCCTAGGaaagccattaatcatgtatctgactgtaCTTGAAGGGTCAATGGGATGCGTGCTGGGGAAACATGACGAAACTAGTCGGAAAGAACATGTTATTTACTAtctgagcaaaaagtttaccgattgtgaaagtagatattcgcttttggagaaaacttgttgtgcgCTAGCATGAGCCGCTCTTCGTTTGAGGCAGTACATGATttgccatactactttgttgatatCGAAGATGGACCTGATAAAGTAAATCTTTGAGAAATCTGCCTTGACTAGAAGACTTGCCCGTTGGTAGATGCTCTTgtcagagtacgacatccaatacgtaacccagaaggcaatcaagggaagtgttttagcagagtatcttgctcatcaaccagttgaagactatcagccgttgaagtttgatttccccgatgaggatataatggtgataaagGACTGTGAGATCCCAGGCCCAGATGAAGGAACAGAACCAGGATCTCGATGGAAGCTCGcgttcgatggttcctccaattacagtggtcatggtgtgggagctgttttgatgaatccaaatggAGGCTTTACCCCTTTCATAGAAAGGTTGTGctttgattgtacgaataatgtcgcagagtatgaagcttgtatccttggTCTTGAAGCCGCAATTGATCTCTgaatcaagatccttgaggtgtATTGAGATTCAACCTTTGTGATCTATCAGGTCAAAGGAGATTGGGAAACTCGTGATGCGAAACTGATCCCGTATCGTGCTCATGTTGTAAAGATGATAGAATACTTTGACGATATCACTCTCCATCATATCCCAAGAGTAGAAAATCAAGTGGCTAACACTTTGGCAACATTAGCATCCATGTACCAAGTCAGAGTCTGTAATGAAGCCCCACTTATTCGAATCGAGCGAAGAGATGAGCCTGCTTACTGTCAACTGATTGAAGAAGGAACTGACGATAAACCATCATTTCATGACATCAAGCGATATCTTCTAAGTCAAAAGTGTCCAGAAGATGCTACATTGTTGGATAAGAAAATGCTGAGGAGGTTGTCATCcaaattctttctgagtaatgatgtgctttacaagagaaaccatgacatggttctgctcagatgcgtggatagacatgaagcagacatgttaatcaaggagattcatgaaggatcctttggaacccatgctaatggacattccatggccaagaagattttaAGAGCTGGCTATTATTGGTTGACCATGGAGTCTGATTGTTTCAGCTATGcaagaaaatgtcataaatgccaaatttatgctgataaagtgcatgtaccgccaacactgctgaatgttttgacatcgccttggcctttctcaatgtggggcatcgacatgattggtgctatagaacctaaggcttccaatggtcatcgcttcatcctggttgccatcgattactttactaaatgggtgGAGGATGCTTCTTACACCAATGTGACGAGACATGTGGTTGCTCGTtttatcaagaaggagattatctgccGCTATGGAATCCCAAGAAAGATCATCACCGACAAtggttcaaacttgaacaacaagacaatgacaaaactatgtgagagtttcaagattgaccatcataattcttctccatatcgtccaaagatgaacggtgttgttaAAGCCGccaataaaaatatcaagaagatcctgcaaaagatggtgaaaacttataaggattagcacgagatgctaccctttgctttgcatggataccgaACCTCaatccgcacttcaataggggcaaccccattctccttagtctaTGGGATGGAAGCAGCTCTCCCAAtcgaagtagagataccttcaatgagaatattgatggaggccaagatagacgaagctgaatggatccagaacAACTATGATCAACTTAACCTCATTGATAAGAAGCGTATGACCGCTCTGTGCCATGGATAATTGTACCAGCAACAAATCAAGAAAGTGTTTGACAAAAAGGTCCGTCCTCGAGAGTTCAAGGAAGGggatctcgtgctcaagaagatcctgcCAGTACACAAggattcacgtgggaagtggactcccaactatgaaggcccatacgttgtaaaaagagcatactctggaggtgctctatttctcataactatggatggagaagagctcattcaccctgtgaactctgatgcagtcaaaagatactatgcctaacaaaacccggtggactgaaaacccgaaaggacggtccaggcaaaagttagggataaaaaaatgGTAGCTTGCTAtgttgaaaacctgaaagggagacttaggcaaaaatgagcgtcccggtggattgaaaacccgaaagggcgatccaggcaaaaattagggacaagAGGCATAGACTGCATTAGTTGTCACTAATCAATACAGAAGAGCTAAAGGTGGAAGATCAATCCAACTGCTCCCTTCAGAAGCGAGGTTTTGTGGagtcattgttattagggataatagtagtcattgtgattcaatgtaaacctttccctattgccattttcaaatgtgtaacattccatggagctacaccatttgtgtgctaccattcttgaataaacACAAGTTTGCCTATCAAATTCTATCATTTGCTGtttttctctgattttctttgttatgaaaaatgccatttatttgttaataatgaaattttgaactcgaaaagaatttttcaacatattgagaaacacaattttgctttGACATGTGGAAATATTAAAAGGAAACCTTTCGTCTTTCCCCACAAGTCTCAAGTTGTAAGACTTCTCTTGGATGATCAACATATATCTCCAAAGAGCACAATTCACCATTCTCCGAAAGGATTACTGGGCCAGTTGTAACTGTTCATCTTAATGGATCCTCCTTTGATGCGTTTTTACTCACTCCTTTGGTggagttgttgttgttgaggatTCAGTACCTCCATAAAGCCTTCTCTAAACTCCCAATCTGGATATTGTCAGCAttttgcatatcatgatcattcatgTATCATGCACATAAGCAAAACCCAAATCATGCATAGCCCGAAGTGCTTCATGCTCATTTGCATAATCGTAGGTCTCATTGTTGATTTTTATCCCTTGACCTCT is a window of Lathyrus oleraceus cultivar Zhongwan6 chromosome 6, CAAS_Psat_ZW6_1.0, whole genome shotgun sequence DNA encoding:
- the LOC127095644 gene encoding uncharacterized protein LOC127095644; protein product: MGPPPDCLPPWYNPNAHCPFHEGAPGHDLEGCYALKHRVRKLIDSKILSFKDMGLNVKNNHLPPHGDPVVNAIEDASAGVMVEKVEDVKTPLAAFHARLVEAGMINIFSVTKNEDVLVIEPCFNLPEPVEIPYYSGGVVKENSLSSPIEICMPVPFPYESTKAVDKVVEGLADVEVIEVVSEDVTNIVGMSRITRSGGIYTPEFNMTPQGPAKESTVATPAKEPEVVPSEDDVEFLKLIKRSDYKVVDQLHQTPSKISILSQLLNSQAHKEALLKVLAQAHVTQSITVDQFDGVVANITACNTLSFSGEELLEDGQNHNRSLHILVKCKDDAFARVLVDTGSSLNVMPKRTLAKLSYQGLAMKPSALVVKAFDGSKRNVIGEGQSPPLYIKK